In Xenopus laevis strain J_2021 chromosome 2S, Xenopus_laevis_v10.1, whole genome shotgun sequence, a genomic segment contains:
- the zmpste24.S gene encoding CAAX prenyl protease 1 homolog isoform X1 — protein sequence MIQMLAEMSVESQIFYSVLLFSWIVYTWEAYLASRQRKIYRTTTHVPAELGNIMDAETFEKSRLYQLDKSTFSFWSGLYSEAEGTLILLLGGIPFLWNIAEQLLYRAGFSAEYEIIHSLVFLLLATLFSAFTGLPWSLYNTFVIEDRHGFNQQTLGFFFKDAVKKFLVTQCILLPVASLLLYIIKMGGDYFFIYAWLFTLVVSLVLVTIYADYIAPLFDKFTPLPEGDLKEAIENMAKSIDFPLTKVYVVEGSKRSSHSNAYFYGFFKNKRIVLFDTLLEDYSPLNKEGTEDTSGNESTELKSKVKQNLNKKQGCNNQEVLAVLGHELGHWKLGHTVKNIVISQVNSFLCFFLFAVLIGRKELFEAFGFHNTQPTLIGLMIIFQFIFSPYNEVLSFCLTVLSRRFEFQADAFARNLGKAKDLYSALIKLNKDNLGFPVSDWLFSMWHYSHPPLLERLQALKVDKQN from the exons ATGATACAAATGCTGGCCGAGATGTCCGTAGAAAGTCAGATTTTCTACTCGGTGCTATTGTTTTCATGGATCGTATACACATGGGAGGCCTACCTTGCTAGTAGGCAG aggaagaTTTATCGTACCACAACACATGTACCGGCTGAACTTGGAAACATTATGGATGCAGAGACATTTGAAAAGTCTCGTTTGTATCAGCTGGATAAAAGCACCTTCAGCTTTTGGTCAGGATTATATTCTGAGGCAGAAGGAACG CTTATCCTTCTCCTAGGAGGAATACCATTCCTGTGGAACATTGCTGAGCAACTGTTGTATCGTGCTGGCTTTAGTGCAGAATATGAG ATCATTCATTCCTTGGTGTTTTTGCTGCTTGCTACATTGTTTAGTGCATTTACTGGACTTCCATGGAGTCTCTACAATACTTTTGTCATAGAAGACCGTCATGGGTTCAACCAAcag ACGCTGGGCTTTTTCTTTAAAGATGCTGTAAAGAAGTTCTTGGTTACACAATGTATTCTCCTCCCAGTTGCATCTCTTCTGCTTTACATCATCAAAATGGGTGGTGATTACTTCTTCATCTATGCTTGGCTCTTTACCCTAGTGGTTTCTCTG GTCCTTGTAACAATATATGCAGATTATATTGCACCTTTATTTGATAAATTTACACCACTGCCAGAAGGAGATTTAAAAGAAGCAATCGAAAACATGGCAAAAAGCATTGACTTTCCCTTGACCAAAGTATATGTTGTTGAAG GTTCAAAGCGTTCATCACATAGCAATGCATACTTCTATGGTTTCTTCAAGAATAAACGAATTGTTTTATTTGATACCCTTCTGGAGGACTACTCACCACTGAACAAGGAAGGCACAGAGGACACATCTGGAAACGAGAGCACCGAACTAAAATCAAAAGTCAAA CAGAATCTTAacaaaaagcaaggctgcaacaATCAGGAGGTTCTTGCTGTGCTGGGCCATGAACTGGGACATTGGAAACTGGGGCATACGGTCAAGAATATAGTTATTAGCCAG GTGAActcttttctatgttttttcctttttgccgTGCTCATCGGTCGTAAGGAACTGTTTGAAGCATTTGGATTTCACAACACTCAACCAACTCTTATAGGCCTAATGATAATTTTTCAGTTTATCTTCTCTCCTTACAATGAG gttCTTTCCTTCTGCCTAACAGTATTAAGTCGAagatttgaattccaggctgatGCATTCGCCAGGAATCTTGGAAAAGCGAAAGACTTGTATTCTGctcttattaaattaaataaggaTAATTTAGGCTTTCCTGTATCAGACTGGCTATTTTCAATGTGGCATTATTCTCACCCCCCTTTACTTGAAAGACTGCAAGCCTTAAAAGTGGACAAACAAAACTGA
- the zmpste24.S gene encoding CAAX prenyl protease 1 homolog isoform X2, which yields MIQMLAEMSVESQIFYSVLLFSWIVYTWEAYLASRQRKIYRTTTHVPAELGNIMDAETFEKSRLYQLDKSTFSFWSGLYSEAEGTLILLLGGIPFLWNIAEQLLYRAGFSAEYEIIHSLVFLLLATLFSAFTGLPWSLYNTFVIEDRHGFNQQTLGFFFKDAVKKFLVTQCILLPVASLLLYIIKMGGDYFFIYAWLFTLVVSLVLVTIYADYIAPLFDKFTPLPEGDLKEAIENMAKSIDFPLTKVYVVEGSKRSSHSNAYFYGFFKNKRIVLFDTLLEDYSPLNKEGTEDTSGNESTELKSKVKNLNKKQGCNNQEVLAVLGHELGHWKLGHTVKNIVISQVNSFLCFFLFAVLIGRKELFEAFGFHNTQPTLIGLMIIFQFIFSPYNEVLSFCLTVLSRRFEFQADAFARNLGKAKDLYSALIKLNKDNLGFPVSDWLFSMWHYSHPPLLERLQALKVDKQN from the exons ATGATACAAATGCTGGCCGAGATGTCCGTAGAAAGTCAGATTTTCTACTCGGTGCTATTGTTTTCATGGATCGTATACACATGGGAGGCCTACCTTGCTAGTAGGCAG aggaagaTTTATCGTACCACAACACATGTACCGGCTGAACTTGGAAACATTATGGATGCAGAGACATTTGAAAAGTCTCGTTTGTATCAGCTGGATAAAAGCACCTTCAGCTTTTGGTCAGGATTATATTCTGAGGCAGAAGGAACG CTTATCCTTCTCCTAGGAGGAATACCATTCCTGTGGAACATTGCTGAGCAACTGTTGTATCGTGCTGGCTTTAGTGCAGAATATGAG ATCATTCATTCCTTGGTGTTTTTGCTGCTTGCTACATTGTTTAGTGCATTTACTGGACTTCCATGGAGTCTCTACAATACTTTTGTCATAGAAGACCGTCATGGGTTCAACCAAcag ACGCTGGGCTTTTTCTTTAAAGATGCTGTAAAGAAGTTCTTGGTTACACAATGTATTCTCCTCCCAGTTGCATCTCTTCTGCTTTACATCATCAAAATGGGTGGTGATTACTTCTTCATCTATGCTTGGCTCTTTACCCTAGTGGTTTCTCTG GTCCTTGTAACAATATATGCAGATTATATTGCACCTTTATTTGATAAATTTACACCACTGCCAGAAGGAGATTTAAAAGAAGCAATCGAAAACATGGCAAAAAGCATTGACTTTCCCTTGACCAAAGTATATGTTGTTGAAG GTTCAAAGCGTTCATCACATAGCAATGCATACTTCTATGGTTTCTTCAAGAATAAACGAATTGTTTTATTTGATACCCTTCTGGAGGACTACTCACCACTGAACAAGGAAGGCACAGAGGACACATCTGGAAACGAGAGCACCGAACTAAAATCAAAAGTCAAA AATCTTAacaaaaagcaaggctgcaacaATCAGGAGGTTCTTGCTGTGCTGGGCCATGAACTGGGACATTGGAAACTGGGGCATACGGTCAAGAATATAGTTATTAGCCAG GTGAActcttttctatgttttttcctttttgccgTGCTCATCGGTCGTAAGGAACTGTTTGAAGCATTTGGATTTCACAACACTCAACCAACTCTTATAGGCCTAATGATAATTTTTCAGTTTATCTTCTCTCCTTACAATGAG gttCTTTCCTTCTGCCTAACAGTATTAAGTCGAagatttgaattccaggctgatGCATTCGCCAGGAATCTTGGAAAAGCGAAAGACTTGTATTCTGctcttattaaattaaataaggaTAATTTAGGCTTTCCTGTATCAGACTGGCTATTTTCAATGTGGCATTATTCTCACCCCCCTTTACTTGAAAGACTGCAAGCCTTAAAAGTGGACAAACAAAACTGA